A genomic window from Phoenix dactylifera cultivar Barhee BC4 chromosome 7, palm_55x_up_171113_PBpolish2nd_filt_p, whole genome shotgun sequence includes:
- the LOC103710006 gene encoding chromatin remodeling protein EBS-like: MAKTKPGKKDLDSYSIKGTNKVVKVGDCVLMRSSDSEKPPYVARVEKIEADHRNNVRVRVRWYYRPEESIGGRRQFHGAKELFLSDHYDVQSAHTIEGKCTVHSFKNYTKLENVGAEDYFCRFEYKAATGGFTPDRVAVYCKCEMPYNPDDLMVQCEGCKDWFHPSCMGMTIEQAKKLDHFLCSDCTSEDDAKRSVNGYPASPISEPKVESKRRKR; encoded by the exons atggCGAAGACCAAGCCCGGCAAGAAGGACCTCGATTCCTACAGCATCAAAGGCACCAACAAGGTCGTCAAAG TGGGGGACTGCGTGCTAATGAGGTCGTCGGACTCGGAGAAGCCGCCGTACGTGGCTCGGGTGGAGAAGATAGAGGCGGACCACCGGAACAACGTGAGGGTGCGGGTGAGGTGGTACTACCGGCCGGAGGAGTCGATCGGCGGGCGGCGTCAGTTCCACGGGGCGAAGGAGCTCTTCCTCTCCGACCACTACGACGTCCAGAGCGCCCATACCATTGAAGGAAAGTGCACCGTCCACTCCTTCAAGAATTACACCAAGCTCGAGAATGTCGGCGCCGAGGACTACTTCTGCCGCTTCGAGTACAAGGCCGCCACTGGGGGCTTCACCCCCGACCGCGTGGCAGT GTACTGCAAGTGCGAGATGCCTTACAACCCCGACGACCTCATGGTCCAGTGCGAGGGATGCAAGGACTG GTTTCACCCGTCTTGTATGGGCATGACTATTGAACAGGCAAAAAAATTAGATCACTTTCTCTGCTCAGATTGTACCTCTGAAGATGACGCTAAGAGATCTGTGAATGGCTATCCTGCTTCACCAATTTCAGAGCCTAAG GTTGAATCCAAAAGGCGGAAGAGGTAA